The Vicia villosa cultivar HV-30 ecotype Madison, WI linkage group LG1, Vvil1.0, whole genome shotgun sequence genome includes a region encoding these proteins:
- the LOC131633937 gene encoding deSI-like protein At4g17486: MGAESASSSSNSNCNSSSLQYGEDDISCKNNSSFVVLNVYDLTPINNYMYWFGFGIFHSGIEVYGKEYGFGAHDFPASGVFEAEPKSCPGFIYRCSINLGQIHISPSEFRTFIENMASEYHGDTYHLISKNCNHFTNDVSYRLIGKRTPGWVNRLAKLGALCSCLLPECLQVTSVKQLPEYHECSEDEFADSLSTATPYRSPETDDEQEKHLLSSSGAEDVTFIKESHVR, from the exons ATGGGAGCTGAGAGCGCTTCTTCTAGCTCAAATTCCAACTGCAATTCATCCTCGTTACAGTATGGTGAAGACGATATTAGCTGCAAAAATAATAGCAGTTTTGTGGTGTTGAATGTGTACGATCTTACTCCTATCAATAATTATATGTATTGGTTTGGATTCGGGATCTTTCACTCTGGTATTGAAG tATATGGTAAGGAGTATGGATTTGGGGCTCATGACTTCCCAGCTAGTGGAGTATTTGAAGCGGAGCCAAAGTCTTGCCCTGGATTTATATACAGATGTTCCATCAATTTGGGCCAAATACATATTAGCCCTTCAGAGTTCCGGACATTTATTGAAAACATGGCTTCAGAGTATCACGGCGATACCTATCACCTTATATCTAAGAACTGCAACCATTTTACGAATGATGTCTCATATAGATTGATTGGAAAACGGACCCCAGGTTGGGTGAATCGGCTTGCTAAGCTAG GTGCTTTGTGCAGTTGTCTACTTCCTGAATGTCTTCAAGTAACAAGTGTTAAGCAGTTACCCGAATACCATGAATGCTCGG AAGATGAATTTGCGGACTCTCTCTCAACTGCCACACCCTACAGATCACCAGAAACAGATGATGAGCAAGAAAAACACCTTCTGTCATCATCTGGTGCTGAGGATGTCACTTTCATTAAAGAGTCCCATGTAAGGTGA
- the LOC131633945 gene encoding uncharacterized protein LOC131633945 → MPKERKDRSLSQDSSRTSPYPSSSSRVRRSTSKTPLESEENIKEWEEARCPVCMEHPHNAVLLICSSHEKGCRPYMCNTSYRHSNCLDQFCKSFAEPSPPTIPLVESEISNSDSPQDQPQDSTEANIVDVQEETSEGFVTMQSLSCEDETKSKLVCPLCRGQIKEWKVMDGARHFMNEKSRSCSCESCNFTGTYTDLRKHARVDHPLERPSAVDPERQRNWRRLERQRDLGDLLSTLQNSFGENRVDDGLGLAPIDDGGLLAVFFLILQPSSVSRGTTGTRLQMRIRRPSRLWGENYEAESGSATRDRDDTTNESSDGGSDNRRRRVRRRVQTPDRQP, encoded by the coding sequence ATGCCTAAGGAGAGAAAAGATAGGTCTCTGTCACAAGATAGTAGTAGAACTTCACCTTATCCAAGCAGCTCAAGTCGTGTCAGAAGATCTACATCTAAAACTCCTTTAGAGTctgaagaaaatataaaagaatggGAAGAAGCTAGGTGTCCAGTCTGCATGGAGCACCCCCACAATGCAGTTCTCCTCATATGTTCATCCCACGAGAAGGGGTGCCGCCCATACATGTGCAACACTAGCTATCGCCACTCAAACTGTCTGGATCAGTTCTGCAAGTCATTTGCAGAGCCCTCGCCACCAACCATTCCTCTTGTAGAAAGTgaaatttcaaactctgactcaCCTCAAGATCAACCTCAAGACAGCACTGAAGCTAATATCGTCGATGTACAAGAAGAAACCAGCGAGGGATTTGTTACAATGCAATCCTTGTCCTGTGAAGACGAGACAAAATCAAAGCTAGTATGCCCTCTGTGTAGAGGACAAATAAAAGAGTGGAAGGTAATGGATGGGGCTCGTCATTTCATGAATGAAAAATCTAGGAGCTGTTCTTGTGAGAGCTGCAACTTTACTGGTACATATACAGATCTCAGAAAGCATGCAAGAGTTGATCATCCTCTTGAGCGCCCATCTGCGGTAGACCCAGAGCGTCAGCGTAACTGGAGGAGGTTGGAGCGGCAGAGGGATCTTGGTGACCTGCTTAGCACACTTCAAAATTCCTTTGGGGAAAATAGGGTTGATGATGGCCTTGGGCTTGCTCCTATAGATGATGGTGGTTTGCTAGCTGTATTCTTCCTCATTCTTCAACCTTCATCTGTATCTAGAGGTACCACAGGCACTAGACTCCAAATGAGGATTAGGAGACCCTCGAGACTCTGGGGGGAAAATTATGAGGCAGAATCTGGATCTGCTACTAGAGATAGAGATGATACAACAAATGAGTCTTCAGATGGAGGCTCTGATAATAGGAGGCGCCGCGTTAGAAGACGGGTTCAAACACCTGACAGACAGCCATAA